A single genomic interval of Nocardioides nitrophenolicus harbors:
- a CDS encoding S1 family peptidase — MRARLLALAVAALAGLGLVVPSSPASASTGGTVDGDTHPNVGLIAFYDADGRFRCSATLISPTVLVTAAHCTSGTLGKTLVTFASVVAEAPPSPLPVAADPSAGYTAAELAAAGYLSGTAYTHPQYSDFTDLRNWNDVGVVVLDQPVTTIAPAPLAPVGTVDAVKQPRKTLFTAVGYGTEVRQAESGPQKPTPMSYPIIRRYVEMPGQKITPQIIQTNGNEKDPFGTGGTCFGDSGGSLWLGGQVVGVTSYGLTQNCRYIDGYQRIDIPVVADWLAGFLG, encoded by the coding sequence ATGCGCGCTCGTCTCCTGGCCCTCGCCGTCGCCGCCCTGGCCGGCCTGGGGCTCGTCGTACCCTCCTCGCCGGCGTCGGCCAGCACCGGTGGCACCGTCGACGGTGACACCCACCCCAACGTGGGCCTGATCGCGTTCTACGACGCCGACGGCAGGTTCCGCTGCTCGGCGACACTGATCAGCCCCACCGTCCTGGTGACCGCCGCGCACTGCACCTCCGGCACCCTCGGCAAGACCCTGGTCACCTTCGCCAGCGTGGTCGCCGAGGCCCCGCCGTCGCCGCTGCCCGTCGCCGCCGACCCGAGCGCCGGCTACACCGCCGCCGAGCTCGCCGCGGCCGGCTACCTGTCCGGCACGGCGTACACGCACCCGCAGTACAGCGACTTCACCGACCTGCGGAACTGGAACGACGTCGGCGTCGTCGTCCTCGACCAGCCGGTCACCACCATCGCCCCGGCGCCGCTCGCGCCCGTCGGCACCGTCGACGCGGTCAAGCAGCCGCGCAAGACCCTGTTCACCGCCGTCGGCTACGGCACCGAGGTCCGGCAGGCCGAGTCCGGCCCCCAGAAGCCCACCCCGATGAGCTACCCGATCATCCGCCGGTACGTCGAGATGCCCGGCCAGAAGATCACGCCGCAGATCATCCAGACCAACGGCAACGAGAAGGACCCGTTCGGCACCGGCGGCACCTGCTTCGGCGACTCCGGCGGATCGCTGTGGCTCGGTGGCCAGGTCGTCGGCGTCACGTCGTACGGCCTGACCCAGAACTGCCGCTACATCGACGGCTACCAGCGCATCGACATCCCCGTCGTCGCCGACTGGCTGGCCGGTTTCCTGGGCTGA
- a CDS encoding amidohydrolase family protein, translating to MTEEVTQDRAADAAAVRAFWEPLGLPGLVDVHTHFLPPNIQRAVWAVFDEAGPKIGRPWPIRYRDSHEERLALLRAFGLRAFPTHPYAHKPGVASYLNDWSRDFAATAPEILRSATFYPEPEAEKYVAELVDDGVRIFKIHLQVGEFVADDPILDPVWGVLEDAGTPVTVHAGSGPVGNAFTGPDSVARLLRRFPRLRLFIAHLGAPEYEDFLVLAERYENVHLDTTMVFTDFFDRDGAYPAALVPRLRELRAKVLLGSDFPTIPYPYHHQLEGLARLDLGDDWLRDVCWRNAVRLFGLPAGGS from the coding sequence GTGACTGAGGAGGTGACCCAGGACCGGGCGGCGGACGCCGCCGCCGTGCGCGCGTTCTGGGAGCCGCTCGGGCTCCCCGGCCTGGTCGACGTCCACACCCACTTCCTGCCGCCCAACATCCAGCGCGCCGTGTGGGCGGTCTTCGACGAGGCCGGACCGAAGATCGGCCGGCCCTGGCCGATCCGCTACCGCGACTCCCACGAGGAGCGGCTCGCCCTGCTCCGCGCCTTCGGACTGCGCGCCTTCCCGACCCATCCCTACGCCCACAAGCCGGGCGTTGCGTCGTACCTCAACGACTGGTCGCGGGACTTCGCGGCGACCGCGCCCGAGATCCTGCGCTCGGCGACCTTCTACCCCGAGCCCGAGGCCGAGAAGTACGTCGCCGAGCTGGTCGACGACGGGGTCCGGATCTTCAAGATCCACCTGCAGGTGGGGGAGTTCGTCGCCGACGACCCGATCCTCGACCCGGTGTGGGGAGTCCTCGAGGACGCCGGGACGCCCGTCACGGTGCACGCCGGATCCGGGCCGGTCGGCAACGCCTTCACCGGCCCCGACTCGGTCGCCCGGCTGCTGCGCCGGTTCCCGCGGCTGCGGCTGTTCATCGCGCACCTGGGGGCTCCGGAGTACGAGGACTTCCTGGTGCTCGCCGAGCGCTACGAGAACGTCCACCTCGACACGACCATGGTCTTCACCGACTTCTTCGACCGCGACGGCGCCTACCCGGCCGCGCTGGTGCCGCGGCTGAGGGAGCTGCGGGCCAAGGTGCTGCTCGGCTCGGACTTCCCGACCATCCCGTACCCCTACCACCACCAGCTCGAGGGCCTGGCCCGCCTCGACCTCGGCGACGACTGGCTGCGCGACGTGTGCTGGCGCAACGCCGTCCGGCTGTTCGGCCTCCCGGCCGGAGGATCTTGA
- the prfB gene encoding peptide chain release factor 2 has translation MAGPDYDAEIKQLTATMHTIEQVLDLPKMEREIADLGEQVAAPDLWDDQANATRVTGRLSSLQGQVERFRGLQQRIEDLGVLAELAAEEGDAETLAEADAELGRVKAAVEGLEVRTLLSGEYDEREAIVTIRSGAGGVDAADFAEMLMRMYTRWAERNKYPVEVYDVSYAEEAGIKSAEFAIHAPYAYGTLSVEVGTHRLVRISPFDNQGRRQTSFAAVEVVPQLEQTDEIEVDENDIRVDVFRSGGPGGQSVNTTDSAVRLTHLPTGIVVSCQNEKSQLQNKAAAMIVLKAKLLAKKKAEEAALKKDLKGDVAASWGDQMRNYVLNPYQIVKDLRTGYETGNPQPVFDGEIDGFLEAGIRWRRGAEQD, from the coding sequence GTGGCAGGCCCCGACTACGACGCCGAGATCAAGCAGCTGACTGCGACGATGCACACCATCGAGCAGGTCCTCGACCTGCCCAAGATGGAGCGTGAGATCGCCGACCTCGGCGAGCAGGTCGCCGCCCCCGACCTGTGGGACGACCAGGCCAACGCCACCCGCGTCACCGGCCGGCTCTCCTCGCTGCAGGGCCAGGTCGAGCGCTTCCGCGGCCTCCAGCAGCGCATCGAGGATCTCGGCGTCCTCGCCGAGCTGGCCGCCGAGGAGGGCGACGCCGAGACCCTCGCCGAGGCCGACGCCGAGCTCGGCCGGGTCAAGGCCGCCGTCGAGGGCCTCGAGGTCCGCACCCTGCTCTCCGGTGAGTACGACGAGCGCGAGGCCATCGTCACCATCCGCTCCGGCGCCGGCGGCGTCGACGCGGCCGACTTCGCCGAGATGCTGATGCGGATGTACACCCGCTGGGCCGAGCGCAACAAGTACCCCGTCGAGGTCTACGACGTCTCCTACGCCGAGGAGGCCGGCATCAAGTCGGCCGAGTTCGCGATCCACGCGCCCTACGCCTACGGCACCCTCTCCGTCGAGGTCGGCACCCACCGCCTGGTCCGGATCAGCCCGTTCGACAACCAGGGCCGGCGGCAGACCTCCTTCGCCGCCGTCGAGGTCGTCCCCCAGCTCGAGCAGACCGACGAGATCGAGGTCGACGAGAACGACATCCGCGTCGACGTCTTCCGCTCCGGCGGCCCCGGCGGCCAGTCGGTCAACACCACCGACTCCGCCGTCCGCCTCACCCACCTCCCCACCGGCATCGTCGTGTCCTGCCAGAACGAGAAGTCGCAGCTGCAGAACAAGGCCGCCGCGATGATCGTCCTCAAGGCCAAGCTCCTCGCCAAGAAGAAGGCCGAGGAGGCCGCGCTCAAGAAGGACCTCAAGGGCGATGTCGCCGCCAGCTGGGGCGACCAGATGCGCAACTACGTCCTCAACCCGTACCAGATCGTCAAGGACCTGCGCACCGGCTACGAGACCGGCAACCCGCAGCCCGTGTTCGACGGCGAGATCGACGGCTTCCTCGAGGCCGGCATCCGCTGGCGGCGGGGTGCCGAGCAGGACTGA
- a CDS encoding amino acid permease codes for MAVTNDPGADPHLDADAKRLAELGYKQDLKRSWSSFSNFAISFSIISILAGCFTNYGAGFNNGGPISISWSWPILSILILIIGFTMSELVSSYPTSGGIYWWASKLGGPRAGFYAGWLNMVGLIAVTAGVAYGCATFIDLTISTWSESYAADYSLSRVFLTFLVVLAFTAVVNIFSGHLMAVMNNISVWWHVFGAAAIVVLLVVVPDHHQSFSYVFTERFNNSGFGDGSTSSFGFFFAIIPFGFLLTQYTITGFDASVHLSEETQSASQGAAQGVWKSIAYSAVGGYILLLAVTFAIPDLNGAPDNAGVGGGGVAYIFVSALGSTKAGLVLFISATAQVFCATACMTSASRMLYAFSRDGAVPGSRHWQQLSASRVPAKAVGLVAVVSAIVTAPALIEVNVGTIVVPVAFYAVTSIAVIGLYLSFAIPIFLRWRHGDKFEVGPWNNGAKYKWMNPLAVAEIVIVSIYLMMPFVPGAVPFSDDFEWKFVNYAPIVTLGILLGITVWWQLSAKNWFKGPIRTVDEADPAGAV; via the coding sequence ATGGCAGTGACCAACGACCCGGGTGCCGATCCGCATCTCGATGCGGACGCGAAGCGGCTGGCCGAGCTCGGCTACAAGCAGGACCTCAAGCGGAGCTGGTCGAGCTTCTCGAACTTCGCGATCTCCTTCTCGATCATCTCGATCCTGGCCGGCTGCTTCACCAACTACGGTGCCGGCTTCAACAACGGCGGCCCGATCTCGATCTCGTGGTCCTGGCCGATCCTGTCGATCCTGATCCTGATCATCGGGTTCACCATGTCCGAGCTGGTGTCGTCGTACCCCACCTCGGGCGGCATCTACTGGTGGGCCTCCAAGCTCGGGGGGCCGCGCGCCGGGTTCTACGCCGGCTGGCTCAACATGGTCGGCCTGATCGCGGTGACCGCGGGCGTCGCCTACGGGTGCGCGACCTTCATCGACCTGACCATCAGCACCTGGTCGGAGAGCTATGCCGCCGACTACTCGCTCTCGCGGGTGTTCCTCACCTTCCTGGTGGTGCTGGCGTTCACCGCGGTGGTCAACATCTTCAGCGGTCATCTGATGGCGGTCATGAACAACATCTCGGTGTGGTGGCACGTCTTCGGCGCGGCCGCGATCGTGGTGCTGCTGGTCGTCGTCCCCGACCACCACCAGAGCTTCAGCTACGTCTTCACCGAGCGGTTCAACAACTCCGGCTTCGGCGACGGCAGCACGTCGAGCTTCGGCTTCTTCTTCGCGATCATCCCGTTCGGCTTCCTGCTGACGCAGTACACGATCACCGGCTTCGACGCCTCGGTCCACCTCTCCGAGGAGACCCAGTCGGCCTCGCAGGGTGCGGCGCAGGGCGTGTGGAAGTCGATCGCCTACTCCGCGGTCGGCGGCTACATCCTGCTGCTCGCCGTCACCTTCGCGATCCCCGACCTCAACGGCGCGCCGGACAACGCCGGCGTCGGCGGGGGCGGGGTGGCCTACATCTTCGTGAGCGCGCTGGGGAGCACCAAGGCAGGTCTGGTCCTGTTCATCTCGGCCACCGCGCAGGTCTTCTGCGCGACGGCGTGCATGACCTCGGCGTCCCGGATGCTCTACGCGTTCAGCCGTGACGGCGCGGTGCCGGGCTCGCGGCACTGGCAACAGCTCTCGGCGAGCCGGGTCCCGGCCAAGGCCGTCGGCCTGGTGGCGGTGGTGAGCGCGATCGTGACGGCGCCGGCGCTGATCGAGGTCAACGTCGGGACGATCGTGGTGCCGGTGGCGTTCTACGCCGTCACCTCGATCGCCGTGATCGGGCTCTACCTGTCCTTCGCGATCCCGATCTTCCTGCGCTGGCGACACGGCGACAAGTTCGAGGTGGGGCCGTGGAACAACGGCGCGAAGTACAAGTGGATGAACCCGCTCGCGGTCGCCGAGATCGTCATCGTCTCGATCTACCTGATGATGCCCTTCGTGCCCGGTGCGGTGCCCTTCAGCGACGACTTCGAGTGGAAGTTCGTCAACTACGCGCCGATCGTGACCCTCGGCATCCTGCTCGGGATCACGGTGTGGTGGCAGCTGTCGGCGAAGAACTGGTTCAAGGGCCCGATCCGCACCGTCGACGAGGCGGACCCGGCCGGGGCCGTCTAG
- the ftsE gene encoding cell division ATP-binding protein FtsE codes for MIRFEKVTKRYPGPGRPALDQVTLDIDKGEFVYLVGTSGSGKSTALRLVLRELRPTTGRVHVAGKEINRMAGWKVPRLRRQIGTVFQDFRLLPNKTVAENVAFAQQVIGKSRREIGKVVPETLELVGLKDKGDRMPDELSGGEQQRVAIARAFVNRPMILIADEPTGNLDPATSVGIMNLLGDINETGTTVVMATHDHGIVDQFTKRVIELDHGKVVRDEASGSYGFQH; via the coding sequence GTGATTCGCTTCGAGAAGGTCACCAAGCGCTATCCGGGCCCCGGGCGGCCGGCGCTCGACCAGGTCACCCTCGACATCGACAAGGGCGAGTTCGTCTACCTCGTCGGTACGTCGGGATCCGGCAAGTCGACCGCGCTGCGGCTGGTCCTGCGCGAGCTGCGCCCGACCACCGGCCGCGTCCACGTCGCGGGCAAGGAGATCAACCGGATGGCCGGGTGGAAGGTGCCGCGGCTGCGGCGCCAGATCGGCACCGTCTTCCAGGACTTCCGGCTGCTGCCCAACAAGACCGTCGCCGAGAACGTCGCCTTCGCCCAGCAGGTGATCGGCAAGTCGCGGCGCGAGATCGGCAAGGTCGTGCCCGAGACGCTCGAGCTGGTCGGCCTGAAGGACAAGGGCGACCGCATGCCCGACGAGCTGTCCGGCGGTGAGCAGCAGCGGGTCGCCATCGCCCGCGCGTTCGTCAACCGGCCGATGATCCTGATCGCCGACGAGCCGACCGGAAACCTCGACCCGGCCACGTCCGTCGGCATCATGAACCTGCTCGGTGACATCAACGAGACCGGCACCACCGTCGTGATGGCCACCCACGACCACGGCATCGTCGACCAGTTCACCAAGCGCGTGATCGAGCTCGACCACGGCAAGGTCGTGCGCGACGAGGCGTCCGGCAGCTACGGCTTCCAGCACTGA
- a CDS encoding zinc-dependent metalloprotease family protein, giving the protein MQHLLHAGTGLAGLAALALAAGVLTLPPASADSGVPGLTAAEQRLLATDPSVEVAHDGTLYAVDEWAPPAGPAPAAESLEPAVAETIAATATVDTFALHSRPGAARTIYLDFDGVSLLPSNSWLLNGLSSLLLGGWSMDLLPLLFSDSEQAVIREVWARVAEDFAPWDVDVTTQEPLYGGLFRSSASDPTYGARVAFTSDSSVQTQLCGGGCGGIAWIGTYDEVVPGELHSPAWVFPASLGQRAKYMADAAAHEAGHTLGLAHDGTASSGYYAGSTLWGPIMGSPYNAAVTQWSRGDYPGASNREDDLAVIGAHGLPQRVDEAGSTPTTAADLTTLPDEGGVISNPSDSDWYALTDCGGTLTASVTPAAVGPNLDLVLELRGPGGAVLASSAPQSGRTSAGVPTGLGASLTVPLSGGPYYLAVSGGGSGAGGAGAWSSGGYDGYGSLGRYQVQMAGCAGGVGVPVPPDSEVVPDQTADAVPTPPATTISRPGAPQRPVVRAGARGGRLTIGVRWTAPTSSAGPITGYRLEVFRLDAHGRILARTRTGVLSGDAAGADVRLPRTGRWAVRLKARNALGWGPYSPRSVAAKAR; this is encoded by the coding sequence ATGCAGCATCTCCTGCACGCGGGTACGGGACTCGCGGGGCTCGCGGCGCTCGCGCTCGCGGCCGGCGTGCTCACTCTGCCTCCCGCATCCGCGGACTCCGGCGTACCGGGGCTGACCGCGGCCGAGCAGCGGCTGCTCGCGACGGACCCCTCCGTGGAGGTGGCGCACGACGGGACCCTGTACGCCGTCGACGAGTGGGCGCCGCCGGCCGGCCCGGCGCCGGCCGCGGAGAGCCTGGAGCCCGCGGTCGCCGAGACCATCGCCGCGACCGCGACCGTGGACACCTTCGCGCTGCACAGCCGACCGGGCGCCGCGCGCACCATCTACCTCGACTTCGACGGCGTCAGCCTGCTCCCCAGCAACTCGTGGCTGCTCAACGGCCTCAGCAGCCTGCTCCTCGGCGGCTGGTCGATGGACCTGCTCCCCCTGCTCTTCTCCGACAGCGAGCAGGCCGTGATCCGCGAGGTCTGGGCACGCGTCGCCGAGGACTTCGCGCCCTGGGACGTCGACGTGACCACCCAGGAGCCGCTCTACGGCGGCCTGTTCCGCAGCTCCGCCAGCGACCCGACGTACGGCGCCCGGGTGGCGTTCACCAGCGACAGCTCGGTCCAGACCCAGCTGTGCGGCGGCGGGTGCGGCGGCATCGCCTGGATCGGCACGTACGACGAGGTGGTCCCCGGCGAGCTGCACAGCCCGGCCTGGGTGTTCCCCGCGTCGCTCGGCCAGCGGGCCAAGTACATGGCCGACGCGGCCGCGCACGAGGCCGGACACACCCTCGGCCTCGCCCACGACGGGACCGCCAGCAGCGGGTACTACGCAGGCTCGACCCTGTGGGGGCCGATCATGGGCAGCCCCTACAACGCCGCGGTCACCCAGTGGTCGCGCGGCGACTACCCCGGCGCCAGCAACCGCGAGGACGATCTCGCCGTGATCGGCGCACACGGGCTCCCGCAGCGCGTCGACGAGGCCGGCAGCACGCCCACGACCGCCGCCGACCTGACCACGTTGCCCGACGAGGGCGGCGTGATCTCGAACCCGTCGGACAGCGACTGGTACGCCCTCACCGACTGCGGCGGCACCCTCACCGCCAGCGTCACCCCCGCCGCCGTCGGGCCGAACCTCGACCTCGTCCTCGAGCTGCGCGGCCCCGGCGGCGCGGTCCTCGCCTCCAGCGCACCGCAGAGCGGCCGCACCTCGGCCGGGGTGCCGACCGGCCTCGGCGCCTCGCTCACCGTGCCCCTGTCGGGCGGCCCCTACTACCTCGCCGTCTCGGGCGGCGGCTCGGGCGCCGGCGGCGCCGGCGCCTGGTCGAGCGGTGGGTACGACGGCTACGGCAGCCTGGGCCGCTACCAGGTCCAGATGGCCGGCTGCGCCGGCGGCGTCGGCGTACCCGTCCCTCCGGACAGCGAGGTCGTCCCCGACCAGACCGCCGACGCCGTCCCCACCCCGCCGGCCACGACCATCTCCCGGCCCGGCGCACCGCAGCGCCCCGTCGTACGCGCCGGCGCCCGCGGGGGCCGGCTCACGATCGGCGTACGGTGGACGGCGCCGACGAGCAGCGCCGGCCCGATCACCGGCTACCGGCTCGAGGTCTTCCGCCTCGACGCCCACGGCCGGATCCTCGCCCGCACCCGCACCGGCGTCCTCTCCGGCGACGCCGCCGGCGCCGACGTCCGCCTGCCCCGCACCGGCCGCTGGGCGGTCCGTCTCAAGGCCCGCAACGCCCTCGGCTGGGGCCCGTACAGCCCACGCTCGGTGGCGGCGAAGGCTCGCTGA
- a CDS encoding M23 family metallopeptidase — MRSFPSAPWLRRALPDLRDRLPVWAHPQWLVTGVATLVAVAGLAVPLAHADDRDDLKNKQNQVQGEIASVKGDIHEASQQVAKIANRLAKAKARLGTARSRLASVQAELADAQAQAATLAGRLTEAQAQLTTARAALAQARADVAAQRSASRETVIGIATGGDSRLALLSAYADAGDIEDVLVGQTANDLVMGRQHDALVALVAAEDAMAQQRAAVRAARDQVAAAKQAADDNVATVRALVDQAAATETQVANLVAHNKGLRQEVVAAREADREALRRLEKREAKIRQKIIELSKKQGGSYNGATAGLLARPGPGPVTSPYGYRIHPIYGYWGLHNGTDFGTGCGAALWAGESGTVIDEYYDEVYGNRLYLAIGKVNGADIVLVYNHLSKYAVKEGAKVSRGQVVGYSGSTGWSTGCHLHFIVMRNGDTVDPMGYL, encoded by the coding sequence GTGCGCTCCTTCCCCAGCGCCCCGTGGCTGCGCCGTGCCCTGCCCGACCTGCGCGACCGGCTGCCCGTGTGGGCTCACCCGCAGTGGCTGGTGACCGGCGTCGCCACCCTCGTCGCCGTGGCCGGGCTGGCCGTCCCGCTGGCCCACGCCGACGACCGCGACGACCTCAAGAACAAGCAGAACCAGGTCCAGGGCGAGATCGCCAGCGTCAAGGGCGACATCCACGAGGCCAGCCAGCAGGTCGCGAAGATCGCCAACCGGCTCGCGAAGGCCAAGGCCCGGCTCGGCACCGCCCGCAGCCGGCTCGCCTCCGTCCAGGCCGAGCTGGCCGACGCGCAGGCGCAGGCCGCGACCCTGGCCGGCCGGCTGACCGAGGCCCAGGCCCAGCTCACGACGGCCCGGGCCGCGCTGGCCCAGGCCCGCGCCGACGTCGCCGCCCAGCGCAGCGCCAGCCGCGAGACCGTCATCGGGATCGCCACCGGTGGCGACAGCCGGCTCGCCCTGCTCTCGGCGTACGCCGACGCGGGCGACATCGAGGACGTGCTGGTGGGGCAGACCGCCAACGACCTGGTGATGGGCCGTCAGCACGACGCACTGGTGGCGCTGGTCGCCGCCGAGGACGCGATGGCCCAGCAGCGGGCCGCGGTCCGCGCCGCTCGCGACCAGGTCGCCGCGGCCAAGCAGGCCGCCGACGACAACGTCGCGACGGTGCGCGCCCTGGTCGACCAGGCCGCCGCCACCGAGACCCAGGTCGCGAACCTGGTCGCCCACAACAAGGGCCTGCGCCAGGAGGTCGTCGCGGCCCGGGAGGCCGACCGCGAGGCGCTGCGGCGGCTGGAGAAGCGCGAGGCGAAGATCCGGCAGAAGATCATCGAGCTGTCGAAGAAGCAGGGCGGCAGCTACAACGGCGCCACCGCCGGGCTGCTCGCCCGTCCCGGCCCGGGCCCGGTCACCTCGCCCTACGGCTACCGGATCCACCCGATCTACGGCTACTGGGGCCTGCACAACGGCACCGACTTCGGCACCGGCTGCGGCGCGGCGCTGTGGGCCGGCGAGTCCGGCACCGTGATCGACGAGTACTACGACGAGGTCTACGGCAACCGGCTCTACCTCGCCATCGGCAAGGTCAACGGTGCCGACATCGTGCTGGTCTACAACCACCTCAGCAAGTACGCCGTCAAGGAGGGCGCGAAGGTCTCCCGCGGCCAGGTCGTCGGGTACTCCGGCTCGACCGGCTGGTCCACCGGCTGCCACCTGCACTTCATCGTGATGCGCAACGGCGACACCGTCGACCCGATGGGCTACCTGTGA
- the smpB gene encoding SsrA-binding protein SmpB — protein sequence MAKSSGKSSAKKEDASGRKLVASNKKARHDYHIEDTFEAGMVLQGTEVKSLRMGRASLVDGFVDIEGGEAWLHGVHIPEYAQGTWTNHAARRKRKLLLNRVEIDKIERKVSEKGHTVIPLSLYFVKGRAKIEIGLAKGKKSWDKRQAIAERTADREKQEAIGRRLKGMSD from the coding sequence ATGGCCAAGTCGTCGGGGAAGTCGAGCGCGAAGAAGGAGGACGCGAGCGGGCGCAAGCTCGTCGCGTCCAACAAGAAGGCGCGCCACGACTACCACATCGAGGACACCTTCGAGGCCGGCATGGTGCTCCAGGGCACCGAGGTGAAGTCGCTGCGGATGGGCCGCGCCAGCCTGGTCGACGGCTTCGTCGACATCGAGGGCGGCGAGGCCTGGCTGCACGGCGTCCACATCCCCGAGTACGCCCAGGGAACCTGGACCAACCACGCCGCGCGCCGCAAGCGCAAGCTGCTCCTCAACCGGGTCGAGATCGACAAGATCGAGCGCAAGGTCAGCGAGAAGGGGCACACCGTCATCCCGCTGTCGCTCTACTTCGTCAAGGGCCGGGCCAAGATCGAGATCGGCCTCGCCAAGGGCAAGAAGTCGTGGGACAAGCGGCAGGCGATCGCGGAGCGCACCGCCGACCGCGAGAAGCAGGAGGCGATCGGCCGCCGGCTCAAGGGCATGAGTGACTGA
- the ftsX gene encoding permease-like cell division protein FtsX: MQLRYVFTELRTGLRRNLSMHLAVILTLFVSLSLAGIGILVQREATVARDSLGDELKILVNLCTDDDPSHSPNCASGEVTADQQQRIEKEIEDNDEVRSFAYQSKEEGFEKAKKTLPESTYTGPDPIVTAEGWPAAYWVTLKTPERADGIISALEGLDGVSGIKDQRKALGQIFGIMTVLKYGSWIGAGFLLFAALLQVTNTIRLAALARRREIAIMRLVGASTLYIALPFLLESLVAAIVGVALAAGVLAAFQHWGVEQALAEHVSFLPWVDWNDYTQALIGLFPPGIVILGPALTLIPTLLLTRKYVKV; encoded by the coding sequence ATGCAGCTTCGCTACGTCTTCACCGAGCTCCGCACCGGCCTGCGCCGCAACCTGTCGATGCACCTCGCCGTCATCCTCACGCTGTTCGTGTCGCTGTCCCTGGCCGGCATCGGCATCCTGGTCCAGCGCGAGGCCACCGTCGCGCGCGACAGCCTCGGCGACGAGCTCAAGATCCTCGTCAACCTGTGCACCGACGACGACCCCTCCCACAGCCCGAACTGCGCGAGCGGCGAGGTCACCGCCGACCAGCAGCAGCGCATCGAGAAGGAGATCGAGGACAACGACGAGGTCCGCTCCTTCGCCTACCAGTCGAAGGAGGAGGGCTTCGAGAAGGCCAAGAAGACCCTCCCGGAGTCGACGTACACCGGGCCGGACCCGATCGTCACGGCCGAGGGCTGGCCGGCGGCGTACTGGGTGACCCTGAAGACCCCGGAGCGTGCCGACGGCATCATCAGCGCCCTGGAGGGCCTCGACGGCGTCTCCGGGATCAAGGACCAGCGCAAGGCGCTCGGCCAGATCTTCGGGATCATGACGGTGCTCAAGTACGGCTCGTGGATCGGCGCCGGCTTCCTGTTGTTCGCGGCGCTGCTCCAGGTCACCAACACGATCCGGCTGGCGGCCCTGGCCCGGCGCCGGGAGATCGCGATCATGCGGCTGGTGGGCGCCTCGACGCTCTACATCGCGCTGCCCTTCCTGCTCGAGTCGCTGGTGGCCGCGATCGTCGGCGTCGCCTTGGCGGCCGGCGTCCTCGCGGCCTTCCAGCACTGGGGGGTCGAGCAGGCGCTGGCGGAGCACGTCTCGTTCCTGCCCTGGGTGGACTGGAACGACTACACCCAGGCCCTGATCGGGCTGTTCCCGCCGGGCATCGTCATCCTCGGCCCGGCGCTGACGCTGATCCCGACACTCCTGCTGACCCGCAAATACGTCAAAGTCTGA